One stretch of Nocardia mangyaensis DNA includes these proteins:
- a CDS encoding ABC transporter permease, translated as MSGRRYLGLGGTAIVLVAWQLVGMTGVLGPAIAAPVQIAGGLLADGAAFYGTHLPVTLTSAAVGYFWGNVAAVACAALVMTVPALEKLVLQIGIASACIPLIAIAPILAACFNGPATSAIMAAVSVFFASLVGTVNGLRRADPAGEDLVRAYGGGRVLVLRKVQFLAALPYILTALKIAVPAAVLGTVIGEFMGQEHGLGAALVVAQQSSEVVRAWGITVVCSLLAGIAFALVAAVERLATPWAPSTAGDRS; from the coding sequence ATGAGCGGCAGGCGGTATCTGGGCCTCGGTGGCACCGCGATCGTGCTCGTGGCCTGGCAGCTCGTCGGGATGACCGGAGTACTCGGGCCCGCCATCGCGGCGCCGGTGCAGATCGCCGGTGGCCTGCTGGCCGACGGAGCCGCGTTCTACGGCACCCATCTACCGGTCACCCTCACCTCGGCAGCCGTCGGGTACTTCTGGGGCAATGTCGCCGCCGTCGCGTGCGCGGCGCTGGTGATGACCGTGCCCGCGCTGGAGAAGCTCGTGCTGCAGATCGGGATCGCCTCGGCGTGCATCCCGCTGATCGCGATCGCGCCGATTCTCGCTGCCTGCTTCAACGGTCCCGCGACCTCGGCGATCATGGCCGCGGTGTCGGTGTTCTTCGCCTCGCTCGTCGGCACGGTCAACGGGCTGCGCCGCGCGGACCCGGCCGGCGAGGATCTGGTCCGGGCCTACGGCGGTGGTCGCGTGCTCGTCCTGCGCAAGGTGCAGTTCCTCGCGGCACTGCCCTACATCCTGACCGCACTCAAGATCGCGGTGCCCGCCGCCGTGCTCGGCACCGTGATCGGCGAGTTCATGGGTCAGGAACACGGCCTCGGCGCGGCCCTGGTCGTGGCGCAGCAGTCCAGCGAGGTGGTACGGGCCTGGGGCATCACTGTGGTCTGCAGCCTGCTGGCCGGCATCGCCTTCGCGCTCGTCGCTGCCGTCGAACGGCTGGCGACCCC